In Candidatus Afararchaeum irisae, one genomic interval encodes:
- a CDS encoding TrkH family potassium uptake protein, whose translation MSETVLRDLGNILRALSAAVGISILVPLVWGELYAVPGLFLSALVPFVVGTLLVRRYADAEEPGKLHGMVIAALGWGVVAVFGSFPFVLIAWTVALDPGLLGSPEMSSTVAAFKSPLNAVFESMSGFTGTGLTMTRHENVLPHTLQWWRSFTEWIGGIGVIVLTTAILARPGSGSLTLYRSEARSEKIHPSILSTVRTIWWIFVLYSFVSVFLLWLAGMPLWDAVNHAMTGLSTGGFSVTDNSIATYDSALVDFAVIPVMAVGGVAFPVHYLLLQGNLRSVVSDIQTRWVIGIFTLGSVVLSALLYVNGSYSSAFESFRYGAFQFVSAASCAGFQTGAVGDWSAESQILISLAMTVGAAAGSTVGGIKVIRAITLTKGTAYRIAGVFYPDTAVRHLEIDGRTLSDAEVAHELEEAAIISFLWVVFLLAGVFVLLSVVPDVYSLENVIFEVASAQGNVGLSAGITSPEMSIVAKSFLLFNMWIGRLEIIPVLVVFKSITGGFEV comes from the coding sequence ATGTCGGAGACGGTTCTCCGCGACCTCGGGAACATACTCAGGGCACTCTCGGCGGCGGTCGGAATCTCTATATTAGTACCTCTCGTCTGGGGAGAGCTGTATGCAGTCCCTGGATTATTTCTCTCGGCACTCGTGCCGTTCGTCGTTGGAACCCTTCTCGTACGCAGGTACGCCGACGCCGAGGAACCCGGAAAGCTCCACGGGATGGTGATAGCCGCTTTGGGCTGGGGAGTGGTCGCAGTCTTCGGGTCTTTCCCTTTCGTACTGATAGCGTGGACGGTCGCTCTCGATCCCGGCTTACTCGGGTCGCCAGAGATGTCTTCGACGGTCGCGGCGTTCAAGTCGCCCCTCAACGCCGTCTTTGAGAGCATGAGCGGATTTACGGGGACGGGCCTCACGATGACACGTCACGAGAACGTCCTGCCCCATACGCTCCAGTGGTGGAGGTCTTTCACTGAGTGGATCGGCGGCATCGGCGTGATAGTCCTCACGACGGCTATACTCGCGCGCCCGGGGAGCGGATCTCTGACTCTTTACAGGAGCGAGGCGCGGTCGGAGAAGATACATCCGAGCATACTCTCGACAGTACGAACCATCTGGTGGATATTCGTACTCTACAGCTTCGTATCGGTATTTCTACTGTGGCTCGCCGGGATGCCCCTCTGGGACGCCGTAAACCACGCCATGACGGGTCTCTCGACGGGAGGATTCAGCGTCACCGACAACAGTATAGCGACCTACGACAGTGCCCTGGTAGACTTCGCCGTGATTCCCGTGATGGCGGTCGGAGGTGTGGCTTTCCCCGTACATTACCTCCTTCTCCAGGGCAACCTCAGAAGCGTAGTCTCCGATATACAGACTAGATGGGTCATCGGTATCTTCACACTCGGGAGCGTCGTGCTCTCGGCACTCCTCTACGTCAACGGCTCTTATTCATCGGCGTTCGAGTCGTTCAGGTACGGTGCTTTCCAGTTCGTCTCGGCGGCGTCATGTGCGGGGTTCCAGACGGGCGCTGTCGGCGACTGGTCGGCGGAGTCGCAGATACTCATCTCGTTGGCTATGACGGTAGGAGCCGCCGCGGGTTCGACGGTCGGAGGAATAAAGGTCATACGTGCTATCACACTCACGAAGGGGACTGCTTACAGGATAGCGGGTGTCTTCTATCCCGACACGGCTGTGAGACATCTCGAAATCGACGGAAGAACGCTCTCCGATGCCGAGGTCGCACACGAGCTTGAGGAGGCAGCTATAATATCGTTCCTCTGGGTCGTCTTTCTACTCGCCGGCGTCTTCGTCCTCCTGTCTGTGGTTCCTGACGTCTACAGCCTCGAAAACGTGATCTTTGAGGTTGCGAGCGCACAGGGCAACGTCGGTCTCTCGGCGGGTATCACGTCGCCCGAGATGTCGATCGTAGCCAAGAGCTTCTTACTCTTCAATATGTGGATAGGACGCCTGGAGATAATACCAG